The following are encoded together in the Brassica napus cultivar Da-Ae chromosome A9, Da-Ae, whole genome shotgun sequence genome:
- the LOC106364570 gene encoding alcohol dehydrogenase-like 3: protein MAETQGKVITCRAAVAWGPKEPLVIQEICVDPPQEMEVRVKILYTSICHTDLGTWTGVNEAERAFPRILGHEAVGVVESVGEGVKDVKEGDYVIPTFNGECGECRVCKKEVSNLCERYKVDPMKRLMVSDGGTRFSTTTNKDGGSSQSQRIYHFLNTSTFTEYTVLDSACVVKIDPNAPLKQMSLLSCGVSTGVGAAWNTAKVKEGTTTAVFGLGSVGLAVAEGARARGASRIIGVDANASKFEKGKLMGVTDFINPKDLTKPVHERIRELTRGGVDYSFECTGNVDVLREAFLSTHAGWGSTVLVGIYATPRTLPLHPMELFDGRKITGSVFGGFKPKSQLPSFAQQCMKGVVKLEPFITNELPFEKINDAFQLLRDGKSLRCLLQIAKFLKK from the exons atgGCAGAGACTCAAGGAAAGGTCATCACTTGCAGAG CTGCCGTTGCATGGGGTCCAAAAGAGCCGCTTGTAATACAAGAAATATGCGTCGATCCTCCTCAGGAAATGGAAGTCCGGGTTAAAATCCTTTACACCTCCATTTGCCATACCGATCTCGGAACTTGGACCGGCGTG AACGAAGCTGAACGAGCATTTCCGAGGATTCTTGGGCACGAAGCTGTCGG AGTGGTGGAAAGTGTCGGAGAAGGAGTTAAAGATGTGAAAGAAGGAGACTATGTGATTCCGACATTCAATGGAGAATGTGGTGAATGCAGAGTATGTAAGAAAGAGGTAAGTAATCTATGTGAGAGATATAAAGTGGATCCAATGAAAAGACTGATGGTTAGTGACGGAGGGACAAGATTCTCAACAACCACAAACAAGGACGGCGGTTCGAGCCAGAGCCAACGCATTTATCACTTCCTTAACACCTCCACGTTCACCGAATACACGGTCTTGGACTCAGCTTGCGTTGTCAAGATCGATCCTAATGCTCCTCTCAAGCAAATGAGCCTCTTGAGCTGTGGTGTCTCCACGG gtgtggGAGCAGCTTGGAACACTGCCAAAGTGAAAGAAGGTACAACCACGGCTGTCTTTGGATTAGGTTCGGTTGGACTCGCT GTTGCTGAAGGTGCACGAGCAAGAGGAGCTTCTAGGATCATTGGTGTTGATGCCAATGCTTCCAAATTTGAGAAAG GTAAATTGATGGGAGTAACAGATTTCATAAATCCTAAAGACTTAACAAAGCCAGTACATGAG aggataCGGGAGCTGACCAGAGGAGGCGTGGACTATAGTTTTGAATGCACAGGAAACGTCGATGTTCTTCGCGAAGCCTTTTTATCCACTCACGCC GGTTGGGGATCGACGGTTCTAGTAGGAATATATGCAACACCAAGAACATTGCCTCTTCATCCGATGGAGCTTTTCGACGGCCGCAAAATCACTGGTTCTGTATTTGGCGGTTTCAAGCCCAAATCTCAGCTACCAAGTTTTGCTCAACAATGCATGAAAGGG gtTGTGAAATTGGAACCTTTTATCACCAATGAGCTTCCATTTGAGAAGATAAACGATGCGTTTCAGCTGCTTCGCGATGGAAAATCTCTTCGTTGTCTTCTCCAAATTGCTAAGTTTCTCAAGAAATAA